One window of Nocardioides dongkuii genomic DNA carries:
- a CDS encoding error-prone DNA polymerase: MGWNNPANMSWGELEARLSGRPRPQDPEAPISTRKRAQAEVDVPLPTGPVTPYAELHCHSSFSFLDGASGPDDLVHEAVRLGLHALAITDHDGFYGAPLFAETAQPHALRTVYGAELSLGLDRPQLGVPDPEGSHLLVLARGVEGYHRLAGAITDAQLRGDEKGRPLYDLDELAERAGGPSDGHWLVLTGCRKGAVRQALAASGPAVAAAELDLLAARFGAGNVVVELTDHGLPRDSADNDLLAAVAADRGLPVVATNNVHHARPEGHRLAAAMAAVRARRSLAEMDGWLRPSGAASLRSGEEMARRFARHPGAVARSVVLADEVAFDLQKASPRLPKKGIPEGHTPMSWLRELTERGFAERYAGRPLEAEARAKVEHELTVIDRKDFAGYFVIVHDIVEFARSQRILCQGRGSAASSAVCYALGITAIDPVFYRLPFERFISAHRDEEPDIDVDFDSDRREEVIQWVYERYGRHNAAQVANVIGYRPKMAVRDAAKALGHAPGQQDAWSKQISSWSEVRSENPGPDSAPEPVVSLANALLGAPRHLGIHSGGMVLTERPIGEVCPIERARMDKRTVLQWDKDACEFMGLVKFDLLGLGMLSALDHMMRISETHLGEPWELSTVPKEEPAVFDMLCRADSVGVFQVESRAQIGTLPRLRPRTFYDLAIEIALIRPGPIQGGAVHPYIRRATGREPVTYPHEELRPVLERTLGVPLFQEQLMDMAKTIGDCTPDEADLLRRAMGSKRGVERIESIKDKLFAGMRRRGIHGEDAEAIYLKILSFANFGFAESHSLSFAKLVYASSWFKLHYPGAFLAALLRAQPMGFYSAQSLVGDARRHDVRVLRPDLTHSAAVADLELLPGAEPGPTGLDACLEDHPRRTEFVEGTPDPTPVHRRDTAYAVRLGLDSVRGIGADVAARIVAAREERPFDDQVDLSRRAGLEPRQLEALATAGVFESAGLSRRRALWNAGWTERDDQLEGLRVTGEAPQLPEMDEVETTMADLWATGITPEAHPFVHLRDRLRAGGVLSVADLATAEAGRRVTVAGMVTHRQRPGTAGGTTFLNLEDETGMLNVICAAGVWRRYRQVAASSAGMVIRGMLEREDGATNLVADRLGALEELYPQAGQALRARHRSRDFQ; encoded by the coding sequence ATGGGCTGGAACAACCCCGCCAACATGTCCTGGGGCGAGCTCGAGGCCCGGCTCTCGGGGCGGCCGCGGCCGCAGGACCCGGAGGCGCCGATCTCCACGCGCAAGCGCGCCCAGGCCGAGGTCGACGTACCCCTCCCCACCGGGCCGGTCACGCCGTACGCCGAGCTGCACTGCCACAGCAGCTTCAGCTTCCTCGACGGCGCCAGCGGCCCCGACGACCTCGTGCACGAGGCGGTCCGCCTCGGCCTGCACGCGCTGGCGATCACCGACCACGACGGGTTCTACGGCGCCCCGCTGTTCGCCGAGACCGCCCAGCCGCACGCCCTGCGCACCGTCTACGGCGCCGAGCTCTCCCTCGGCCTGGACCGGCCGCAGCTGGGCGTGCCCGACCCCGAGGGGAGCCACCTGCTGGTCCTGGCCCGCGGCGTCGAGGGCTACCACCGGCTCGCCGGGGCGATCACCGACGCCCAGCTCCGCGGCGACGAGAAGGGCCGGCCGCTCTACGACCTCGACGAGCTCGCGGAGCGCGCCGGCGGTCCGTCGGACGGGCACTGGCTGGTGCTCACCGGCTGCCGCAAGGGCGCGGTGCGCCAGGCGCTGGCCGCGAGCGGGCCCGCGGTCGCGGCGGCCGAGCTCGACCTGCTCGCCGCCCGGTTCGGGGCCGGCAACGTCGTGGTGGAGCTGACCGACCACGGCCTGCCGCGCGACTCCGCCGACAACGACCTGCTCGCCGCGGTGGCCGCCGACCGCGGGCTGCCGGTGGTGGCCACCAACAACGTCCACCACGCGCGCCCCGAGGGGCACCGCCTGGCCGCCGCGATGGCGGCGGTGCGGGCGCGGCGCAGCCTGGCCGAGATGGACGGCTGGCTGCGTCCCTCGGGCGCCGCGTCGCTGCGGTCGGGCGAGGAGATGGCGCGCCGCTTCGCCCGGCACCCCGGCGCGGTCGCGCGCAGCGTGGTGCTCGCCGACGAGGTCGCCTTCGACCTGCAGAAGGCGTCCCCGCGGCTGCCCAAGAAGGGCATCCCCGAGGGGCACACCCCGATGAGCTGGCTGCGCGAGCTGACCGAGCGCGGCTTCGCCGAGCGGTACGCCGGCCGCCCGCTCGAGGCGGAGGCGCGGGCGAAGGTCGAGCACGAGCTGACCGTGATCGACCGCAAGGACTTCGCCGGCTACTTCGTCATCGTCCACGACATCGTCGAGTTCGCCCGCTCGCAGCGGATCCTGTGCCAGGGCCGCGGCTCGGCGGCCAGCTCGGCGGTCTGCTACGCCCTCGGCATCACCGCCATCGACCCGGTCTTCTACCGGCTGCCGTTCGAGCGGTTCATCTCCGCCCACCGCGACGAGGAGCCCGACATCGACGTCGACTTCGACTCCGACCGGCGCGAGGAGGTGATCCAGTGGGTCTACGAGCGCTACGGCCGCCACAACGCCGCGCAGGTCGCCAACGTGATCGGCTACCGCCCCAAGATGGCGGTCCGCGACGCCGCCAAGGCGCTCGGGCACGCGCCCGGCCAGCAGGACGCCTGGTCCAAGCAGATCAGCTCGTGGAGCGAGGTCCGCTCGGAGAACCCCGGGCCCGACAGCGCCCCCGAGCCGGTGGTCTCGCTGGCCAACGCCCTGCTGGGGGCGCCGCGCCACCTCGGCATCCACTCCGGCGGGATGGTGCTCACCGAGCGGCCGATCGGCGAGGTCTGCCCGATCGAGCGGGCGCGGATGGACAAGCGCACCGTCCTGCAGTGGGACAAGGACGCCTGCGAGTTCATGGGGCTGGTGAAGTTCGACCTGCTCGGCCTCGGGATGCTCTCCGCGCTCGACCACATGATGCGGATCTCCGAGACCCACCTCGGCGAGCCGTGGGAGCTCAGCACCGTGCCCAAGGAGGAGCCCGCGGTCTTCGACATGCTGTGCCGGGCGGACTCGGTGGGCGTCTTCCAGGTCGAGAGCCGGGCCCAGATCGGCACCCTGCCGCGGCTGCGGCCGCGCACCTTCTACGACCTGGCGATCGAGATCGCGCTGATCCGTCCCGGGCCGATCCAGGGCGGGGCCGTGCACCCCTACATCCGCCGGGCGACCGGCCGCGAGCCGGTGACCTACCCCCACGAGGAGCTGCGGCCGGTCCTCGAGCGCACCCTCGGCGTCCCGCTCTTCCAGGAGCAGCTGATGGACATGGCCAAGACCATCGGCGACTGCACGCCCGACGAGGCCGACCTGCTGCGCCGCGCGATGGGGTCCAAGCGCGGTGTCGAGCGGATCGAGAGCATCAAGGACAAGCTCTTCGCCGGCATGCGGCGCCGCGGCATCCACGGCGAGGACGCCGAGGCGATCTACCTGAAGATCCTCTCCTTCGCGAACTTCGGCTTCGCCGAGAGCCATTCGCTCTCCTTCGCCAAGCTCGTCTACGCCAGCTCCTGGTTCAAGCTGCACTACCCGGGCGCGTTCCTGGCCGCGCTGCTGCGCGCCCAGCCGATGGGCTTCTACTCCGCGCAGTCGCTGGTCGGCGACGCGCGCCGCCACGACGTCCGGGTGCTGCGTCCCGACCTGACGCACTCCGCGGCGGTCGCCGACCTCGAGCTGCTGCCCGGTGCCGAGCCCGGCCCGACCGGTCTGGACGCGTGCCTCGAGGACCACCCCCGACGTACCGAGTTCGTCGAGGGCACCCCCGACCCGACGCCCGTCCACCGCCGCGACACGGCGTACGCCGTCCGCCTGGGGCTGGACTCCGTGCGCGGCATCGGCGCGGACGTGGCCGCCCGGATCGTCGCCGCCCGGGAGGAGCGGCCCTTCGACGACCAGGTCGACCTGTCCCGGCGGGCCGGGCTGGAGCCCCGCCAGCTCGAGGCGCTCGCCACCGCGGGGGTCTTCGAGAGCGCCGGGCTGAGCCGGCGCCGGGCGCTGTGGAACGCCGGCTGGACCGAGCGCGACGACCAGCTCGAGGGGCTGCGGGTGACCGGCGAGGCGCCGCAGCTCCCGGAGATGGACGAGGTCGAGACCACGATGGCCGACCTGTGGGCCACCGGGATCACCCCGGAGGCGCACCCGTTCGTGCACCTCCGCGACCGGCTGCGCGCCGGCGGGGTGCTGTCGGTCGCCGACCTGGCCACCGCCGAGGCGGGTCGGCGGGTGACGGTGGCCGGGATGGTCACCCACCGGCAGCGGCCCGGCACCGCCGGCGGCACGACGTTCCTCAACCTCGAGGACGAGACCGGCATGCTCAACGTCATCTGCGCCGCGGGGGTCTGGCGTCGGTACCGCCAGGTCGCCGCGTCGTCGGCCGGCATGGTGATCCGCGGGATGCTCGAGCGCGAGGACGGCGCCACCAACCTGGTCGCCGACCGGCTCGGCGCGCTCGAGGAGCTCTACCCGCAGGCCGGCCAGGCGCTGCGGGCCCGGCACCGCTCGCGTGACTTCCAGTGA
- a CDS encoding DNA polymerase Y family protein, with protein MPGRTRGPDQRVLVVWCPDWPVTAAATEAGLPPRVPAAVFHANLVQACNGPARASGVRRGMRRRDAQGRCPELAVLAASPDRDARTFEDVLAAVEEIRPGVAPLRPGLVALRSPGRFYGGEAEAGAVLAERLVTLGVWDNRTGVADELFTAEQAARRARPQESLVVPAGGSGQFLRELPVDVLDEPDAVSLLKRLGLRTLGDLARLRAVEVRDRFGPHVAWVHRVVAGEGSVHLPTRTPPPELARHVDFEPPLDSAETIAFSVRRTADDLVAGLAHLGLVCTEVRVEARCEGEDPEGRPASSRTWLHPRFFTAADLVDRLHWQLQGGFRAGDVRSPVARVRFVPETVVPDAVHADALWGGTDERVGRGIARVQGMLGHDAVVVPVLQGGRGPADRQAWVPWGERPTGLRPAGPPWPGSLPPPAPARVLRTPWAAEVYAEGGRPVTLDDRGTLTAEPAVFRASPDEDRQPVAAWAGPWPVEELWWEPGGRRVARFQVVGVDGRAWLLTLDGGVWWTEAGYD; from the coding sequence ATGCCCGGCCGGACGCGCGGTCCCGACCAGCGGGTGCTGGTCGTCTGGTGCCCCGACTGGCCGGTGACGGCCGCGGCCACCGAGGCCGGCCTGCCCCCCAGGGTGCCGGCCGCCGTCTTCCACGCCAACCTCGTCCAGGCCTGCAACGGGCCCGCCCGCGCCTCCGGCGTACGCCGGGGCATGCGCCGCCGTGACGCGCAGGGGCGCTGCCCCGAGCTGGCGGTGCTGGCCGCCTCGCCCGACCGCGACGCGCGCACCTTCGAGGACGTGCTGGCCGCGGTGGAGGAGATCCGGCCGGGGGTGGCGCCGCTGCGTCCCGGGCTGGTCGCGCTGCGCTCGCCCGGCCGGTTCTACGGCGGCGAGGCGGAGGCGGGCGCGGTGCTCGCCGAGCGGCTGGTGACCCTCGGGGTCTGGGACAACCGCACCGGGGTGGCCGACGAGCTGTTCACCGCCGAGCAGGCGGCCCGCCGGGCCCGTCCCCAGGAGAGCCTGGTGGTGCCGGCCGGCGGGTCCGGGCAGTTCCTGCGTGAGCTGCCGGTCGACGTCCTCGACGAGCCCGACGCGGTGAGCCTGCTCAAGCGGCTGGGGCTGCGCACCCTCGGCGACCTGGCCCGGCTGCGGGCGGTGGAGGTGCGCGACCGGTTCGGCCCCCACGTCGCCTGGGTGCACCGGGTGGTCGCCGGCGAGGGCTCGGTCCACCTCCCGACCCGCACGCCGCCGCCCGAGCTCGCCCGGCACGTCGACTTCGAGCCGCCGCTGGACTCCGCGGAGACCATCGCCTTCAGCGTGCGCCGCACCGCCGACGACCTGGTCGCCGGGCTGGCCCACCTGGGCCTGGTCTGCACCGAGGTGCGGGTCGAGGCGCGCTGCGAGGGCGAGGACCCCGAGGGCCGGCCGGCCTCGTCCCGCACCTGGCTGCACCCGCGCTTCTTCACCGCCGCCGACCTCGTCGACCGGCTGCACTGGCAGCTCCAGGGCGGCTTCCGGGCCGGTGACGTGCGCTCGCCGGTGGCCCGGGTGCGGTTCGTCCCCGAGACCGTCGTCCCCGACGCCGTCCACGCCGACGCCCTCTGGGGCGGCACCGACGAGCGGGTCGGCCGCGGCATCGCCCGGGTGCAGGGGATGCTCGGCCACGACGCGGTCGTCGTCCCGGTGCTGCAGGGCGGCCGCGGCCCCGCCGACCGGCAGGCGTGGGTGCCGTGGGGGGAGCGGCCGACCGGGCTGCGACCCGCCGGGCCGCCGTGGCCGGGCTCGCTGCCCCCGCCGGCGCCCGCCCGGGTGCTGCGCACCCCCTGGGCCGCGGAGGTGTACGCCGAGGGCGGGCGTCCCGTCACCCTCGACGACCGCGGCACGCTGACCGCCGAGCCGGCCGTGTTCCGCGCCTCGCCCGACGAGGACCGCCAGCCGGTCGCGGCGTGGGCCGGTCCGTGGCCGGTCGAGGAGCTGTGGTGGGAGCCGGGCGGGCGCCGGGTGGCGCGCTTCCAGGTGGTCGGCGTCGACGGGCGGGCCTGGCTGCTCACCCTCGACGGCGGGGTCTGGTGGACCGAGGCGGGCTACGACTGA